Proteins encoded together in one Stigmatella aurantiaca window:
- a CDS encoding aspartate aminotransferase family protein, giving the protein MTVPPPFYYETGDIVLTEGAGVRVRTRDGREFLDCISGTFNLLLGHNHPEVMAAAKAQMDRLVHTGSSYLSEPVEQLAQALVGVAPANLSRVHLRSAGGSTANEGAIRIAQHVTGKRDIITMFRSHLGQTMATIGYSGFAFHRAPFPYVMPGALHVPEPSCSRCFYGQKADHCELPCVSRIDDFIRYASSGSVACVLIEPIFGVGGNIVPPPRYFPELKRFCEERGIVLIFDEIQTGFGRTGEMFAANYFGVTPHMMTLSKGLTGSGFPLGAILTEERLMGMPRIHHGFTGGGNAVASAAAVKTVEIVSRPGFLPHVRQVGTRLREGLAKLAPHYPFIGEVRGVGLMLGLEVVGPQGEPAPARALGLQASLLRQGLMTRVSEHGRGHVIEIRPALVITEKEVDELLARFGEACHALA; this is encoded by the coding sequence ATGACAGTCCCTCCCCCTTTCTATTACGAGACCGGAGACATCGTCCTCACCGAGGGTGCCGGCGTGCGGGTGCGCACCCGGGACGGCCGGGAGTTCCTCGACTGCATCTCCGGCACCTTCAACCTGCTGCTGGGCCACAACCACCCCGAGGTGATGGCCGCCGCGAAGGCGCAGATGGACCGGCTGGTGCACACGGGCTCCTCCTACCTGTCGGAGCCCGTCGAGCAACTCGCCCAGGCGCTGGTGGGCGTGGCGCCCGCGAACCTCTCGCGCGTGCACCTGCGCAGCGCGGGGGGCTCCACCGCCAACGAGGGCGCCATCCGCATCGCCCAGCACGTCACGGGCAAGCGGGACATCATCACCATGTTCCGCAGCCACCTGGGGCAGACCATGGCCACCATCGGCTACTCGGGCTTCGCCTTCCACCGGGCCCCGTTCCCCTACGTCATGCCCGGGGCGCTGCACGTGCCGGAGCCCTCGTGCTCGCGCTGCTTCTATGGCCAAAAAGCGGACCACTGCGAGCTGCCCTGCGTGTCGCGGATCGACGACTTCATCCGCTACGCCAGCTCGGGCAGCGTGGCCTGCGTGCTCATCGAGCCCATCTTCGGGGTGGGCGGCAACATCGTTCCCCCGCCGCGCTACTTCCCCGAGCTCAAGCGGTTCTGCGAGGAGCGGGGCATCGTCCTCATCTTCGACGAGATTCAGACGGGCTTTGGCCGCACGGGCGAGATGTTCGCGGCGAACTACTTCGGCGTCACCCCGCACATGATGACGCTGTCCAAGGGCCTCACCGGGAGCGGCTTTCCGCTGGGCGCCATCCTCACCGAGGAGCGCCTGATGGGCATGCCGCGCATCCACCACGGCTTCACGGGCGGGGGCAACGCGGTGGCCTCGGCGGCGGCCGTGAAGACGGTGGAGATTGTCTCGCGCCCAGGCTTCCTGCCCCATGTGCGGCAGGTGGGCACGCGCCTGCGTGAGGGCCTGGCCAAGCTCGCCCCGCACTACCCTTTCATCGGCGAGGTGCGCGGGGTGGGGCTCATGCTGGGGCTGGAGGTGGTGGGCCCCCAGGGCGAGCCCGCGCCGGCGCGCGCCCTGGGCCTGCAAGCCTCCCTGCTGCGCCAGGGGCTGATGACCCGCGTCTCCGAGCATGGGCGCGGCCACGTCATCGAGATCCGCCCGGCGCTCGTCATCACCGAGAAAGAGGTGGACGAGCTGCTCGCCCGCTTCGGAGAGGCCTGCCATGCCCTCGCGTGA
- a CDS encoding trehalose-6-phosphate synthase: MSRERIFLASKRAPVTYHRDVAGTLTAELAPGGTANVVADLASQLGVSWIACAMTEEDRHVATQHPRGMEVKVSAAAPVQLHLLQHAPEVFEDMQEIITADLLWASNNYLWDGWTKPTFDARSHRAWKNFETFTETFAATLLERSKACPNPVYLLHDYQMCGVPQHLRAQRPEAPQLLFVHIPWPSADYWRMLPRPMREGLLRGMLGADVIAFFASRWVRNFLACVEDLLPEARVDYASATVKWEGRTVRAEAMALGYSPSALDIREGEGAPELAAWVGDRPLVVHSGRTDPIKNAERAVLAFTAALQEDPGLRHARMLVKMNPNRLTVEANHQYRDRVAQAVEAANRVLGADTVRFTCTNSVNGTFAALRRADVLLLNSTVDGQNLTAFEGTLFNPRDAVLILSERCGAAEALAHVSRLVNPFDIVEQAQALREALHASPAERAEAAKRRREVVLKYDLPTWVRQQLSSLGLGEAAGAHR; the protein is encoded by the coding sequence ATGAGCCGAGAACGCATCTTCCTCGCCAGCAAGCGTGCCCCCGTGACGTACCACCGCGACGTCGCCGGGACGCTCACCGCGGAGCTGGCCCCCGGCGGCACCGCCAACGTGGTGGCCGACCTGGCCAGCCAGCTGGGCGTGTCCTGGATTGCCTGCGCCATGACGGAGGAGGACCGGCACGTGGCCACCCAGCACCCCCGGGGCATGGAGGTGAAGGTGAGCGCCGCCGCGCCCGTGCAGCTGCACCTGCTCCAGCATGCGCCGGAGGTCTTCGAGGACATGCAGGAGATCATCACCGCGGACCTGCTGTGGGCCAGCAACAACTACCTCTGGGATGGGTGGACGAAGCCCACCTTCGATGCGCGCAGCCACCGGGCGTGGAAGAACTTCGAGACCTTCACGGAGACCTTCGCCGCCACGCTGCTGGAGCGCTCGAAGGCGTGCCCCAACCCGGTGTACCTGCTGCACGACTACCAGATGTGCGGGGTGCCCCAGCACCTCCGGGCCCAGCGCCCCGAGGCGCCCCAGCTGCTCTTCGTCCACATCCCCTGGCCCTCGGCGGACTACTGGCGGATGTTGCCCCGGCCCATGCGCGAGGGGCTGCTGCGCGGCATGCTGGGCGCGGACGTCATCGCCTTCTTCGCCTCGCGCTGGGTGCGCAACTTCCTGGCCTGTGTGGAGGACCTGCTGCCCGAGGCGCGCGTGGACTACGCCTCCGCCACCGTGAAGTGGGAAGGCCGCACGGTGCGCGCGGAGGCCATGGCGCTCGGCTACAGCCCCTCGGCGCTGGACATCCGCGAGGGCGAGGGCGCCCCGGAGCTGGCCGCGTGGGTGGGGGACCGGCCCCTCGTCGTCCACTCGGGCCGCACGGACCCCATCAAGAACGCGGAGCGGGCGGTGCTCGCCTTCACCGCGGCGCTGCAAGAGGACCCGGGGCTGCGCCACGCGCGGATGCTCGTGAAGATGAACCCCAACCGGCTCACGGTGGAGGCCAACCACCAGTACCGCGACCGGGTAGCCCAGGCCGTGGAGGCGGCCAACCGTGTGCTGGGGGCGGACACGGTGCGCTTCACCTGCACCAACAGCGTGAATGGCACCTTCGCGGCCCTGCGGCGCGCGGACGTGCTGCTGCTCAACTCCACCGTGGACGGACAGAACCTCACGGCCTTCGAGGGCACGCTGTTCAACCCGCGCGACGCGGTGCTCATCCTCTCGGAGCGCTGCGGCGCGGCCGAGGCGCTCGCCCACGTCTCGCGGCTCGTCAACCCCTTCGACATCGTCGAGCAGGCCCAGGCGCTGCGCGAAGCCCTGCACGCCTCCCCCGCCGAGCGGGCCGAGGCAGCGAAGCGGCGCCGGGAAGTCGTCCTCAAGTACGACCTGCCCACGTGGGTGCGGCAGCAGCTCTCCAGCCTGGGACTCGGCGAGGCCGCCGGGGCACACCGATGA
- a CDS encoding SDR family oxidoreductase, producing the protein MKRVLIIGSGFIGQRLGQALREAGLTATLSSRHRPEGLGDAAWLGLDASRPGAIAQAVAATGAQAVVLVHGPSDITGCEQAPEAAMALHAGIATRLCLEVPAVRKVLISTDNVFDGQAPGYDEAHAPCPANAYGRAKLAAEGVLLTADPGALIVRTSLVYGYEPRGPDRGWRNFFMVVADTVRAGQPVQAPVDHWNTPILVDDAAAVLARLVPGGTAGLLHLAGPDRASRFEWGQLIARSLGADPGLVRPVERAAGRYACRPPNACLRSLRLHQLPELSGLSISGLAAGAARLRPLLEVSPR; encoded by the coding sequence ATGAAGCGGGTGCTCATCATCGGCAGCGGCTTCATCGGCCAGCGGCTCGGCCAGGCCCTGCGGGAAGCGGGGCTCACCGCCACCCTGTCCTCGCGCCACCGGCCCGAGGGGCTCGGGGACGCGGCGTGGCTCGGCCTGGATGCCTCGCGGCCGGGGGCCATCGCCCAGGCGGTGGCCGCCACCGGGGCGCAGGCCGTGGTGCTCGTGCATGGGCCCTCGGACATCACCGGGTGCGAGCAGGCGCCCGAGGCGGCCATGGCCCTGCACGCGGGCATCGCCACGCGCCTGTGCCTGGAGGTCCCCGCGGTCCGCAAGGTGCTCATCTCCACGGACAACGTGTTCGACGGCCAGGCCCCCGGCTACGACGAAGCCCACGCCCCTTGCCCCGCCAACGCCTATGGCCGGGCGAAGCTCGCCGCCGAGGGGGTGCTGCTCACGGCGGACCCGGGCGCCCTCATCGTCCGCACCAGCCTCGTCTACGGCTACGAGCCGCGCGGCCCGGATCGCGGCTGGCGCAACTTCTTCATGGTGGTGGCGGACACCGTGCGCGCCGGGCAGCCCGTACAGGCGCCCGTGGACCACTGGAACACGCCCATTCTCGTGGACGACGCGGCGGCGGTGCTCGCGCGCCTGGTGCCGGGAGGCACCGCCGGGCTGCTCCACCTGGCCGGCCCCGACCGGGCCTCGCGCTTCGAGTGGGGCCAGCTCATCGCCCGGAGCCTGGGCGCGGACCCGGGCCTCGTGCGGCCCGTGGAGCGCGCCGCCGGGCGCTACGCGTGCCGTCCCCCCAATGCCTGCCTGCGCAGCCTGCGGCTGCACCAGCTCCCGGAGCTCTCCGGGCTGAGCATCTCGGGCCTCGCCGCCGGTGCGGCGCGCCTCCGCCCGTTGCTCGAAGTGTCCCCTCGTTGA
- a CDS encoding sugar phosphate isomerase/epimerase family protein, whose translation MRLSLASTAYMDLPLGEALSRVKALGLECIDLAVDTSSRMLQLEDLLEPTRRASVQRQLADAGLSISAISNHADGQLLLGPLHEVTDGIYQGTPAEKRAYAIRRMQDCARAADALGVRLVAGFIGCPDYARWFRWPGQEDGWAPQFAQCAEVMGQVLPVYREYGVRFAHELHPKQLVYETESAARSLEVLGEFAEWGFNVDTGNLALAGVDAVDFIRQFGSRIWHVHAKDAEVLRPVTRRHFLAHNRYYSQAERNFRFRIPGWGQLDWRRIVTELHLAGYTGDVAVENEDSTIGRWEGSRLALDFIRPLLLHTPRQERWW comes from the coding sequence ATGCGGCTGAGCCTCGCGTCCACGGCCTACATGGACCTGCCGCTCGGGGAGGCCCTCTCCCGGGTGAAGGCGCTGGGCCTGGAGTGCATCGACCTGGCGGTCGACACCTCCTCGCGCATGCTCCAGCTGGAGGACCTGCTGGAGCCCACCCGGCGCGCCAGCGTGCAGCGGCAGCTCGCGGACGCGGGCCTGTCCATCTCGGCGATCAGCAACCACGCGGATGGGCAGCTCCTGCTGGGGCCGCTGCACGAGGTGACGGACGGCATCTACCAGGGCACCCCCGCGGAGAAGCGGGCGTATGCCATCCGGCGCATGCAGGACTGCGCCCGGGCGGCGGACGCCCTGGGGGTGCGCCTGGTGGCGGGCTTCATCGGCTGTCCGGACTACGCGCGCTGGTTCCGCTGGCCGGGGCAGGAGGACGGGTGGGCGCCCCAGTTCGCCCAGTGCGCGGAGGTGATGGGCCAGGTGCTGCCCGTGTACCGCGAGTATGGGGTGCGCTTCGCGCACGAGCTGCACCCCAAGCAGCTCGTGTACGAGACGGAGAGCGCCGCGCGGAGCCTGGAGGTACTGGGCGAGTTCGCCGAGTGGGGCTTCAACGTGGACACCGGCAACCTGGCCCTGGCCGGGGTGGACGCGGTGGACTTCATCCGCCAGTTCGGCAGCCGCATCTGGCACGTCCACGCCAAGGACGCCGAGGTGCTGCGCCCGGTGACGCGGCGGCACTTCCTGGCGCACAACCGCTACTACTCGCAGGCCGAGCGCAACTTCCGCTTCCGGATTCCCGGCTGGGGCCAGCTCGACTGGCGCCGCATCGTCACCGAGCTGCACCTGGCGGGCTACACCGGGGACGTGGCCGTGGAGAACGAGGACAGCACCATTGGCCGCTGGGAGGGCAGCCGCCTGGCGCTCGACTTCATCCGGCCCCTGCTGCTGCACACCCCCCGGCAGGAGCGCTGGTGGTGA
- a CDS encoding 3-dehydroquinate synthase family protein encodes MPSIGSTASPTPDVKSPHHGSLLIEGAPAGYRVTVHREDRYAIHVGRGTLARLDALLGPVMAANDADSAVVITDHHVGPLYAELVMKRISATGARVQSIHLPAGETSKSVAQAQRLWDELRAKGVRRRTFLVALGGGVLCDLVGFVATTYLRGIPYANVATSLMGQVDGAIGGKVGVDHSTGKNLIGGFYHPDLVVIDPSCLATLPLAEVINGLAEVVKVALIGTPGLFEQLERLPMQGTWAVDQPAPGPFIESLEPIIPAAIGKKLELLAPDPFEQDLRRLLNLGHSVGHGLEAATNYVRYRHGEAVAIGTATVTGISVGMGLASPDTLRRVLRLLSKLRLPVTVPDELREVVWHHLETARLVRNGRLLLVMPTAIDRCTIIDDITRAQYDAACQLVAKEAPACG; translated from the coding sequence ATGCCTTCCATTGGATCCACAGCCAGCCCTACCCCTGACGTGAAGTCCCCTCACCATGGCTCGCTCCTCATCGAGGGCGCGCCCGCGGGCTACCGCGTCACGGTGCACCGGGAGGACCGCTACGCCATTCATGTGGGCCGGGGCACCCTGGCCCGGCTCGATGCGCTCCTGGGCCCGGTGATGGCGGCCAACGACGCGGACTCCGCCGTCGTCATCACCGACCACCACGTGGGCCCTCTGTACGCGGAGCTGGTGATGAAGCGCATCAGCGCCACGGGCGCGCGCGTGCAGAGCATCCACCTGCCCGCGGGCGAGACGTCGAAGTCCGTCGCCCAGGCGCAGCGGCTCTGGGACGAGCTGCGCGCGAAGGGCGTGCGCCGCCGCACCTTCCTCGTGGCCCTGGGCGGGGGCGTGCTGTGTGATCTCGTGGGCTTCGTGGCCACCACCTACCTGCGGGGCATCCCCTACGCCAACGTGGCCACGTCCTTGATGGGCCAGGTGGACGGGGCCATCGGGGGCAAGGTCGGCGTCGACCACAGCACGGGCAAGAACCTCATCGGCGGCTTCTACCACCCGGACCTGGTCGTCATTGATCCGTCGTGTCTGGCCACCCTGCCCCTGGCGGAAGTCATCAACGGCCTGGCCGAGGTGGTGAAGGTGGCCCTCATCGGCACCCCGGGCCTCTTCGAGCAGTTGGAGCGGCTGCCCATGCAGGGCACCTGGGCGGTGGACCAGCCCGCGCCCGGGCCGTTCATCGAGAGCTTGGAGCCCATCATCCCGGCGGCCATCGGCAAGAAGCTCGAGCTGCTCGCGCCGGACCCCTTCGAGCAGGACCTGCGCCGGTTGCTCAACCTGGGCCACAGCGTGGGCCACGGCCTGGAGGCCGCGACGAACTACGTGCGCTACCGGCACGGCGAGGCGGTGGCCATCGGCACCGCCACCGTCACCGGCATCTCCGTGGGCATGGGGCTCGCCTCGCCGGACACGCTGCGCCGCGTGCTCCGGCTGCTGAGCAAGCTGCGGCTGCCCGTCACCGTGCCGGACGAGCTGCGGGAGGTGGTGTGGCACCACCTGGAGACGGCCCGGCTGGTGCGCAACGGCCGGCTGCTGCTCGTCATGCCCACGGCGATCGACCGCTGCACCATTATCGACGACATCACCCGGGCCCAGTACGACGCCGCCTGCCAGCTCGTCGCGAAGGAGGCTCCGGCATGCGGCTGA
- a CDS encoding sugar phosphate nucleotidyltransferase, producing the protein MEHLRAVLLAGGRGVRMGRLGHGRLKPLVPFGGQCHLIDFSLFNCRASGIGEVLLMSQHNEAPLLHYLLERWHGQGLRIHFGPYQGVTRETCEHMLATVHRPVEAGTADALRFNAPYIFGPGVRDVLVLHADHVYRFDYGPMLALHRERRAALTLGYQRIAREAVPLFGMVEFGEDGQLLRFVEKPAEPTADTVFTAVAIFSAEPLQRYLETLSRGPWQADISRDVIPAMLQAGERILGYRFDGYWEDIGTVARYLEAHRRLVAEPPTLSPGQMPHTLTPGVARHWVRHAGGLRHTLTGEDVRCEGQAQRSVLFPGVVIGPRAVVRDSVVLPGARIDGDSLVEGSIVLDGEHVHGTHLQNRTE; encoded by the coding sequence ATGGAGCACTTGCGAGCGGTGTTACTGGCCGGCGGGCGCGGCGTGCGCATGGGCCGCCTGGGGCACGGCCGGCTCAAGCCGCTGGTGCCCTTCGGCGGCCAGTGCCACCTCATCGACTTCAGCCTCTTCAACTGCCGCGCCTCGGGCATCGGGGAAGTGCTGCTGATGTCCCAGCACAACGAGGCCCCGCTGCTGCACTACTTGCTGGAGCGCTGGCACGGCCAGGGGTTGAGGATCCACTTCGGCCCCTACCAGGGCGTGACGCGCGAGACGTGCGAGCACATGCTCGCCACGGTGCACCGGCCCGTGGAGGCCGGCACGGCCGATGCCCTGCGCTTCAACGCGCCCTACATCTTCGGCCCGGGCGTGCGGGACGTGCTCGTGCTCCATGCCGACCACGTCTACCGGTTCGACTACGGGCCGATGCTGGCCTTGCACCGCGAGCGCCGCGCGGCGCTGACGCTCGGCTACCAGCGCATCGCCCGCGAGGCCGTACCGCTCTTTGGCATGGTGGAGTTTGGCGAGGACGGCCAGCTGCTGCGCTTCGTGGAGAAGCCCGCCGAGCCCACCGCCGACACCGTCTTCACCGCGGTGGCCATCTTCTCCGCGGAGCCCTTGCAGCGGTACCTGGAGACGCTGTCCCGGGGGCCGTGGCAGGCGGACATCAGCCGGGATGTCATCCCCGCCATGCTCCAGGCCGGCGAGCGCATCCTCGGCTACCGGTTCGATGGGTACTGGGAGGACATCGGCACGGTGGCGCGCTACCTGGAGGCCCACCGCCGCCTCGTCGCGGAGCCGCCCACGCTCAGCCCCGGGCAGATGCCGCACACGCTCACGCCCGGCGTGGCCCGCCACTGGGTGCGCCACGCCGGGGGGCTTCGCCACACGCTCACCGGCGAGGATGTGCGGTGTGAGGGCCAGGCCCAGCGCTCGGTGCTCTTTCCGGGCGTGGTGATTGGCCCACGCGCGGTGGTGCGCGACAGCGTGGTGTTGCCCGGGGCGCGCATCGACGGGGACAGCCTCGTCGAGGGCAGCATCGTGCTCGATGGGGAGCACGTCCACGGCACCCACCTCCAGAACCGAACGGAATGA
- a CDS encoding transcriptional regulator domain-containing protein: MPSDRVHSTDGGRRASLLSRSGWAWEFLRRNPTYQAQWKALEAQGRQPTHFFAGDLEVRRVTERHEEVAPWGLLAFR; the protein is encoded by the coding sequence ATGCCGAGCGACAGGGTTCATTCCACCGATGGCGGGCGCCGGGCGTCCCTGCTCTCGCGGAGCGGGTGGGCCTGGGAGTTCTTGCGCCGCAACCCCACCTACCAAGCCCAATGGAAGGCCCTGGAGGCCCAGGGCCGGCAGCCCACGCACTTCTTCGCGGGAGACTTAGAGGTGCGGCGCGTCACCGAGCGCCATGAGGAGGTCGCTCCGTGGGGACTCCTGGCGTTTCGCTGA
- a CDS encoding DUF2285 domain-containing protein — MFWAHGALPRLNARILTGPARARGFLLEHLRCQKGLLLSPEGGTLMLTGNGETVALGCEGEVEALLAPGAAFVLWVPGPEDLDGAISALDDFRTLLGEELPEPLPRSKQLQSYLTALDAAKAGASYRDIAVLLYGEAAAAKHWRNPARHMKDAVRYAVRRGGELMEGGYRRLLMKQLVGTV, encoded by the coding sequence GTGTTCTGGGCCCACGGCGCACTGCCCCGGCTGAACGCCCGCATCCTCACGGGCCCCGCGCGCGCGCGCGGCTTCTTGCTGGAGCACCTGCGGTGCCAGAAGGGCCTGCTGCTGTCCCCCGAGGGCGGCACGCTGATGCTCACGGGCAACGGGGAGACGGTGGCGCTGGGGTGCGAGGGCGAGGTGGAGGCCCTGCTCGCGCCCGGGGCCGCCTTCGTCCTCTGGGTGCCCGGGCCGGAGGATCTCGACGGGGCCATCTCCGCCCTGGATGACTTCCGGACCCTGCTGGGAGAGGAGCTGCCGGAGCCGCTGCCCCGCTCCAAGCAGCTCCAGAGCTACCTGACGGCGCTGGATGCGGCGAAGGCGGGCGCCTCGTACCGGGACATCGCCGTGCTCCTGTATGGCGAGGCGGCCGCGGCCAAGCACTGGCGGAATCCCGCCCGGCACATGAAGGATGCCGTCCGCTACGCCGTCCGGCGAGGAGGCGAGCTCATGGAGGGCGGCTACCGCCGGCTGCTGATGAAGCAACTGGTGGGGACGGTGTAG